In Geotalea uraniireducens, the genomic window AAGGAAAGCGTGTTTATGAAGGGCAAATCGTTGCCAAGACCGATCCACGGGGGCGCCACTATTTTTGGATTGGCAGCGGTATCCCCGATTTTAGCGACGAAGCCGGCACAGATTACTTTGCAGTGAGTCGTGGCAAGATTTCCATTACCCCCCTTCATCTTGATCTGACCAATTACGCTTCGCTCGAAGTATTGAAGAATTGGCGGCTTTCCTAGAACTGGACACGATCAAGGAGGTCTGTTATAGTCAGCACGCTGCTTGACAGAGAATATGCATGAATTTTGAGATCGCCCGAAAAAGAATGATTGAAACGCAGATCGTGGCACGCGGGATATCCTCCCCCCGCCTGATCGAGGCTATGCTCAAGATTCCGCGCCATATTTTTGTCGAAGAAGCCATGGCGGCCCAGGCGTACGGCGACACATCACTGCCGATCGGAGAAAAGCAGACCATCTCCCAGCCTTATATGGTCGCCTTAATGACTGATCTGCTCGTACTGACCGGAACAGAGAAAGTGCTCGAAATCGGAACCGGTTCGGGATATCAGGCAGCCATCTTGGCCGTTCTGGCCGATCGCGTCTATACAGTCGAAAGAATTCGCCCTCTGGCGCTCAGAGCCCGGAAGGCGCTCGATAGCCTCGGGCTGCTCAACGTC contains:
- a CDS encoding protein-L-isoaspartate(D-aspartate) O-methyltransferase, which encodes MNFEIARKRMIETQIVARGISSPRLIEAMLKIPRHIFVEEAMAAQAYGDTSLPIGEKQTISQPYMVALMTDLLVLTGTEKVLEIGTGSGYQAAILAVLADRVYTVERIRPLALRARKALDSLGLLNVNIRMADGTIGWKEEAPFDAIMVTAGAPDVPNDLIEQLKPGGRLVIPLGNQAAQTLVRITRNADGSFGREEITGCRFVKLVGKFGWSSEE